In a single window of the Halobaculum lipolyticum genome:
- a CDS encoding CHY zinc finger protein: protein MRTRVHGTAVRGVDVGPETGCAHYDGATDVIALRFGCCGEFFACAACHDAVAGHDSEPWPRDRFDDAAVLCGRCGATLAVRTYLDAEFACPECGAAFNPGCAAHYDRYFEGVDPADG, encoded by the coding sequence GTGCGAACACGCGTCCACGGGACGGCCGTCCGCGGGGTCGACGTCGGTCCCGAGACCGGGTGTGCCCACTACGACGGCGCGACCGACGTGATCGCGTTGCGCTTCGGCTGCTGCGGCGAGTTCTTCGCGTGTGCGGCGTGTCACGACGCCGTCGCCGGTCACGACTCGGAGCCGTGGCCGCGCGACCGCTTCGACGACGCGGCCGTCCTCTGCGGCCGCTGCGGCGCGACGCTCGCCGTCCGCACGTACCTCGACGCCGAGTTCGCCTGCCCCGAGTGCGGGGCCGCGTTCAACCCCGGCTGTGCGGCCCACTACGACCGCTACTTCGAGGGCGTCGATCCGGCCGACGGATGA